Proteins from one Nitratidesulfovibrio sp. SRB-5 genomic window:
- a CDS encoding Bax inhibitor-1/YccA family protein — protein MLGRTVSAPTRARAETVNAFMRGVYNWMFVGLAVTAGAAWFTASSPAMLQLVFGNSFVLIGLILAELGLVMGISAGIARLSGGAATGLFVLYSALNGITLSAVLLAYTAGTVFQAFATAAGMFGAMSLYGLTTKKDLTSWGSFLFMGLIGILIASVVNIFVGSSAMSLVISAIGVIVFTGLTAYDSQKLRMMGETAPMDDATAIRRGTILGALTLYLDFINLFLMLLRLFGSSRD, from the coding sequence ATGCTCGGACGCACGGTCTCCGCACCCACGAGGGCGCGGGCTGAAACCGTCAACGCCTTCATGCGCGGTGTATACAACTGGATGTTCGTGGGGCTTGCCGTGACGGCTGGTGCCGCGTGGTTCACGGCGTCGAGCCCGGCCATGCTGCAACTGGTGTTCGGCAACAGCTTCGTGCTGATCGGCCTGATCCTTGCCGAACTCGGTCTGGTCATGGGCATCAGCGCGGGCATCGCACGCCTTTCCGGCGGCGCTGCCACCGGGCTTTTCGTGCTGTACAGCGCGTTGAACGGCATCACCCTTTCCGCGGTGCTGCTGGCCTACACCGCAGGAACGGTGTTTCAGGCCTTCGCCACGGCGGCGGGTATGTTCGGCGCCATGTCCCTTTACGGCCTGACCACCAAGAAGGACCTCACCTCGTGGGGCAGCTTCCTGTTCATGGGCCTCATCGGCATTCTCATCGCCAGCGTGGTGAACATCTTTGTGGGCAGTTCGGCCATGTCGCTGGTCATCAGCGCCATCGGCGTCATCGTGTTCACGGGCCTGACCGCCTATGACAGCCAGAAGCTGCGCATGATGGGCGAAACCGCCCCCATGGACGATGCCACCGCCATCCGGCGCGGCACCATCCTGGGCGCGTTGACGCTGTACCTGGACTTCATCAACCTGTTCCTGATGCTGCTGCGCTTGTTCGGCTCTTCGCGCGACTAG
- a CDS encoding DmsC/YnfH family molybdoenzyme membrane anchor subunit: MQNIELPLVLFTVLSQAAVGMALLLAVRSCGCAGGACATTPTIAGTGENAPGSRTEWLTATIVMGVALLASLFHLGHPEGAVRTMAHLEKAWLSREILAFGAFAALLAVAALTGKAGAGLRAAAALVGLVALYTSGMTYAPPAMPAVHNAAPLGFFLLSALLLGASFGSWFAGEGSQPMLRAVLLGSLAAALAVYVIVPCVWASGGTVMQMTARAWLASPLYWARLVLGIIVPLVVMIRSPRIPRWMGPLVLLGELAGRAVFFGATVHAAMNLGAPY; this comes from the coding sequence ATGCAGAACATCGAACTTCCCCTGGTGCTGTTCACCGTGCTGTCTCAGGCCGCCGTGGGCATGGCCCTGCTGCTGGCCGTTCGTTCGTGCGGCTGCGCTGGCGGAGCCTGCGCGACCACGCCGACCATAGCGGGCACGGGCGAAAACGCCCCCGGAAGCCGCACGGAATGGCTGACCGCCACCATCGTCATGGGCGTGGCCCTGCTGGCCTCGCTGTTCCACCTCGGCCATCCGGAAGGGGCGGTGCGCACCATGGCCCATCTGGAAAAGGCCTGGCTGAGCCGCGAGATACTGGCCTTTGGCGCGTTCGCCGCGCTGCTGGCCGTGGCCGCCCTTACCGGCAAGGCGGGCGCGGGCCTGCGCGCCGCCGCCGCGCTGGTGGGCCTTGTCGCCCTGTACACCTCGGGCATGACCTATGCCCCGCCCGCCATGCCCGCCGTGCACAACGCCGCGCCGCTGGGGTTCTTCCTGCTGTCGGCGCTGCTGCTGGGGGCCTCGTTCGGCAGCTGGTTCGCGGGCGAGGGCAGCCAGCCCATGCTGCGCGCCGTGCTGCTGGGCAGCCTTGCGGCGGCGCTGGCCGTGTACGTCATCGTGCCCTGCGTGTGGGCGTCGGGCGGCACGGTGATGCAGATGACCGCCCGCGCGTGGCTGGCGTCGCCCCTGTACTGGGCGCGGCTGGTGCTGGGCATCATCGTGCCGTTGGTGGTGATGATCCGCAGCCCGCGCATCCCCCGCTGGATGGGGCCGCTGGTGCTGCTGGGCGAACTGGCGGGCCGGGCGGTGTTCTTCGGGGCCACCGTGCATGCGGCCATGAATCTGGGCGCGCCCTACTAG
- a CDS encoding molecular chaperone TorD family protein, whose translation MDHISLTPGTPRDACLLRALRDLFSARGADDIRAASLALDACRTRFGCPRAVRGAPPCAPPGVDTIDAPGHWRDTEYAFNRLFVGPMAVPAPPYASAWLETEPRLMGESTMDVRNLYHALGYAVPDEGATPDDHLSFELDAALALLTLREAAGTAPSSSAPQPSPPALATEAQEAWRWLVAEHMGAWVPRFVQHALSEPDVPPAIARALAMLLCWQEDAATACAHRHTPEATAEASAPSL comes from the coding sequence ATGGATCACATTTCCCTCACGCCCGGCACGCCCCGCGATGCGTGCCTGTTGCGCGCCCTGCGCGACCTGTTCTCCGCGCGGGGTGCGGACGACATACGCGCAGCCTCGCTGGCGCTGGATGCGTGCCGCACCAGATTCGGGTGTCCTCGCGCCGTGCGCGGCGCTCCCCCTTGCGCCCCCCCCGGCGTGGACACCATCGATGCCCCCGGCCACTGGCGCGATACCGAATACGCCTTCAACCGGCTGTTCGTGGGCCCCATGGCCGTGCCCGCCCCGCCGTACGCCTCTGCATGGCTGGAAACGGAACCCCGCCTGATGGGCGAGTCCACCATGGACGTCCGCAACCTGTACCACGCCCTCGGGTATGCCGTACCCGACGAAGGCGCCACGCCCGACGACCACCTGAGCTTCGAACTGGACGCCGCCCTGGCCCTGCTGACCCTGCGCGAAGCGGCAGGCACCGCGCCGTCTTCTTCCGCCCCGCAGCCTTCCCCCCCTGCGCTCGCCACCGAGGCGCAGGAAGCATGGCGCTGGCTTGTGGCGGAGCACATGGGGGCATGGGTGCCACGCTTCGTGCAGCACGCCCTGTCCGAACCCGACGTACCGCCCGCCATTGCCCGTGCGTTGGCCATGCTGCTGTGCTGGCAGGAAGATGCGGCCACGGCCTGCGCCCATCGTCACACCCCGGAAGCAACCGCCGAGGCGTCGGCACCTTCCCTGTAA
- a CDS encoding 4Fe-4S dicluster domain-containing protein, translating into MTTQKTSLPRQRAFLVDVERCIGCFTCAMACKNYYHQETGVVWRQLYPLDEAIYPHRERAFFSLACNHCENPACLNACPVKAYEKREDGVVVHHQDRCIGCGNCIRSCPYGAPRYNPVLKKAEKCSLCHERLDAGKQPACVQSCPVRALRLVDIAALSTTDAANAVQYPAGYPEMPQVNPSTRFIMPRTPRVVRR; encoded by the coding sequence ATGACCACACAAAAGACTTCCCTTCCCCGGCAGCGCGCGTTTCTGGTGGACGTGGAGCGCTGCATCGGCTGCTTCACCTGCGCCATGGCCTGCAAGAACTACTACCACCAGGAAACCGGCGTGGTCTGGCGGCAGCTGTACCCGCTGGACGAGGCCATCTACCCCCACCGGGAGCGGGCCTTCTTCTCGCTGGCCTGCAACCACTGCGAAAACCCCGCCTGCCTCAACGCCTGCCCGGTGAAGGCGTACGAAAAGCGCGAGGACGGCGTGGTGGTGCACCATCAGGACCGCTGCATCGGCTGCGGCAACTGCATCCGTTCCTGTCCCTACGGCGCGCCGCGCTACAATCCCGTGCTGAAGAAGGCGGAGAAGTGCAGCCTGTGCCACGAGAGGCTGGACGCCGGTAAACAGCCCGCCTGCGTGCAGAGTTGCCCGGTGCGGGCGCTGCGTCTGGTGGACATCGCCGCCCTGTCCACGACCGACGCCGCCAACGCCGTGCAGTACCCCGCAGGGTACCCGGAAATGCCGCAGGTCAATCCGTCCACCCGCTTCATCATGCCCAGAACGCCCCGCGTGGTGAGGAGGTAG
- the lpxK gene encoding tetraacyldisaccharide 4'-kinase, producing the protein MNIAAVQKTCAPLLRPLGAAYAACMAARRAAYEAGVLPRFAPPRPVVSVGNICWGGTGKTPLVHWLLRWCGAHGLSAAVLTRGYGAKPPQLPLLVRPGNTAAEAGDEPLMLARQNPDAAVLVDPVRRRAGHWAEAHLAPHLYLLDDGFQHLAVRRDLDIVVLRPVDLTGEWGRTIPAGSWREGTSALGRAHAFCVKAEPDLFNALGPQLERRLVRYGMPVFSFRLAPRGLMRVGRGLDPRPAEQGAATRAHLDGAPYVLVTGVGEPAQVHATATHFFGYPPLRHRIFPDHHPYGPGDVRQLAGEGCAVVCTPKDAVKLAPLCGEGAGHEGANQPDLWAFDLVTEFGPALWSATSFSEWWAARWAGLSAARRA; encoded by the coding sequence ATGAACATCGCCGCCGTGCAGAAAACCTGCGCCCCCCTGTTGCGCCCGCTGGGCGCGGCCTATGCCGCCTGCATGGCCGCGCGCCGCGCCGCGTACGAGGCGGGCGTGCTGCCGCGCTTTGCCCCGCCGCGTCCGGTGGTATCGGTGGGCAACATCTGCTGGGGCGGCACGGGCAAGACCCCGCTGGTGCACTGGCTGTTGCGCTGGTGCGGGGCGCACGGGCTGTCCGCCGCCGTGCTCACGCGCGGGTACGGGGCGAAGCCCCCGCAACTTCCCCTGCTGGTGCGCCCCGGCAACACGGCGGCAGAGGCGGGCGACGAACCGCTGATGCTGGCCCGTCAGAACCCCGATGCCGCCGTGCTGGTGGACCCGGTGCGACGGCGCGCCGGGCACTGGGCAGAGGCGCACCTTGCCCCGCACCTGTACCTGCTGGACGACGGCTTTCAGCATCTGGCGGTACGCCGCGACCTGGACATCGTGGTGCTGCGTCCGGTGGACCTGACCGGTGAATGGGGCCGGACCATTCCGGCGGGGTCGTGGCGCGAGGGTACATCCGCGCTGGGCAGGGCGCACGCCTTCTGCGTGAAGGCGGAGCCGGACCTGTTCAATGCACTGGGGCCTCAGCTGGAACGCCGTCTGGTCCGCTACGGCATGCCGGTGTTCAGCTTTCGCCTTGCGCCGCGCGGCCTCATGCGGGTGGGCCGGGGGCTGGACCCGCGCCCGGCGGAACAGGGGGCGGCCACCCGTGCGCATCTGGACGGCGCGCCCTACGTGCTGGTTACCGGCGTGGGCGAACCGGCGCAGGTGCACGCCACGGCCACGCATTTTTTCGGTTATCCGCCGCTGCGCCACCGCATCTTTCCCGACCATCACCCCTACGGCCCCGGCGATGTGCGCCAGTTGGCGGGAGAGGGGTGCGCGGTGGTGTGCACCCCCAAGGACGCCGTCAAGCTGGCGCCGTTGTGCGGCGAAGGTGCCGGGCACGAGGGGGCCAACCAGCCGGACCTGTGGGCCTTCGACCTGGTGACCGAATTCGGACCGGCATTGTGGTCCGCGACCAGTTTTTCCGAATGGTGGGCCGCCCGCTGGGCCGGGCTTTCCGCCGCCCGCCGGGCCTGA
- a CDS encoding tetratricopeptide repeat protein, which produces MKIGFGGTRRTVQQNVMIYVNQREDGRYDAQALNDNHVPTGETTILTYEDLLLDYIPEPGVYHEKVYPAMRELAGHIARGERHRERGETWSAEFEFQNALAIDEQNVRATFGLGLTYLAREDLDKAREVFQRLIALPGAFDPRHKHMFNNFGIKLRKNQMFGEALRFYARAAQLAPKDDHLLYNIARTLFESGDYEKANGFLCRALALNPRLEEGQQLRAIIALRKGREVGHPMDMPQELLLNDPCDVPEALADSVESY; this is translated from the coding sequence ATGAAAATCGGTTTCGGCGGAACGCGGCGTACCGTGCAGCAGAACGTGATGATCTACGTGAACCAGCGCGAGGACGGCCGCTACGACGCCCAGGCGCTGAACGACAATCACGTGCCCACCGGCGAGACTACCATCCTCACCTACGAGGATCTGCTCCTCGACTACATTCCCGAACCCGGCGTCTACCACGAGAAGGTCTATCCGGCCATGCGCGAGCTGGCCGGGCACATCGCGCGCGGCGAACGCCACCGCGAGCGCGGCGAGACCTGGAGCGCCGAATTCGAGTTCCAGAACGCCCTGGCCATCGACGAGCAGAACGTGCGCGCCACCTTCGGGCTGGGCCTCACCTACCTTGCCCGCGAAGACCTGGACAAGGCGCGCGAGGTGTTCCAGCGGCTCATTGCCCTGCCCGGCGCCTTTGACCCGCGCCACAAGCACATGTTCAACAATTTCGGCATCAAGCTGCGCAAGAACCAGATGTTCGGCGAGGCGCTGCGCTTCTACGCCCGCGCCGCGCAACTGGCGCCCAAGGATGACCACCTGCTGTACAACATCGCCCGCACCCTGTTCGAATCCGGCGACTACGAGAAGGCCAACGGCTTTCTGTGCCGCGCCCTGGCCCTGAACCCCCGGCTGGAAGAAGGACAGCAGTTGCGCGCGATCATCGCCTTGCGCAAGGGGCGCGAGGTGGGGCACCCCATGGACATGCCGCAGGAACTGCTGCTGAACGATCCGTGCGATGTGCCGGAGGCGTTGGCGGATTCCGTCGAAAGCTATTAG
- a CDS encoding response regulator transcription factor, translating into MTNHRHRTPAASPATSKADAHAADTAPFTAARPVLLDIEGQMELFLARWSERMREAGYLRHTTAKRQDCIDSLLGFLHPLRAALHAGLAPTFGDLVREIEDGMPTAAPHGWGHELLASARRHRMRGVTEAMFLGCFHTLVHAVLDVVEAMPAPRRARDAAAQVVRLYGDAFAVLFTRHWESRRAEVDTTQLDEANRLLTLEKCKVENFLDSTSDMVLAIDAAGIITSVNRIAQQHLAGRAVPGLPIWAALGLEGESMQDLLRFYPLGVSCEITPAAAPDVELAAAAANRPEAGPPRAAQVFRMRISPLNAVSLASDGYLVMLTDVTSHVHQREALERVVAERTEALRNEKAHLEEMNITLRTVLRNIDGERAEINREVARKVHAMLLPALDHLEADMEPEVRRGYLTVIRDQLLRLAPDDAGPDPLLLRLSPAEMRICQFIQAGSPTKDIASALNLSVETVQTHRKNIRRKLGLHGKDASLCVFLRNAPGPRQPSGAEG; encoded by the coding sequence ATGACCAACCACCGCCACCGCACTCCCGCCGCATCCCCGGCCACCTCCAAGGCCGACGCGCATGCCGCCGACACGGCGCCTTTCACGGCGGCACGGCCCGTGCTGCTGGACATCGAAGGCCAGATGGAACTCTTCCTGGCCCGCTGGTCCGAGCGCATGCGCGAGGCGGGCTACCTGCGCCACACCACGGCCAAGCGGCAGGACTGCATCGATTCGCTGCTGGGGTTCCTGCACCCCCTGCGCGCCGCGCTGCACGCCGGGCTTGCCCCCACCTTCGGCGACCTGGTGCGCGAGATCGAAGACGGCATGCCCACCGCCGCCCCGCACGGCTGGGGCCATGAGTTGCTGGCCTCGGCCCGGCGCCACCGCATGCGCGGCGTGACCGAGGCCATGTTCCTGGGCTGCTTCCACACCCTCGTGCACGCGGTGCTGGACGTGGTGGAGGCCATGCCCGCACCCCGCCGCGCCCGCGATGCCGCCGCGCAGGTGGTGCGCCTGTACGGCGACGCCTTTGCGGTGCTGTTCACCCGCCACTGGGAATCACGCCGGGCAGAGGTGGACACCACCCAGCTTGACGAGGCCAACCGCCTGCTCACGCTTGAAAAATGCAAGGTGGAAAACTTTCTCGATTCCACCTCGGACATGGTGCTGGCCATCGACGCCGCGGGCATCATCACCAGCGTCAACCGCATCGCGCAGCAGCACCTGGCCGGGCGCGCGGTGCCGGGGCTGCCCATCTGGGCGGCGCTGGGGCTGGAGGGCGAAAGCATGCAGGACCTGCTGCGCTTCTACCCCCTGGGGGTCTCGTGCGAGATCACCCCCGCCGCCGCGCCGGACGTGGAGCTTGCCGCTGCCGCCGCCAACCGCCCCGAAGCGGGGCCGCCCCGTGCCGCGCAGGTGTTCCGCATGCGCATATCGCCGCTCAACGCCGTCAGTCTGGCCAGCGACGGGTATCTGGTCATGCTTACCGACGTGACCAGCCACGTGCACCAGCGCGAGGCGCTGGAACGGGTTGTGGCCGAACGCACCGAGGCCCTGCGCAATGAAAAGGCCCACCTGGAGGAAATGAACATCACCCTGCGTACCGTGCTGCGCAACATCGACGGCGAGCGCGCCGAAATCAACCGCGAGGTGGCCCGCAAGGTGCACGCCATGCTGCTGCCCGCGCTGGACCATCTGGAAGCGGACATGGAGCCGGAGGTGCGGCGCGGTTACCTGACCGTGATCCGCGACCAGCTGCTGCGCCTGGCTCCCGACGATGCCGGGCCGGATCCGCTGCTGCTGCGCCTGAGCCCGGCGGAAATGCGCATCTGCCAGTTCATTCAGGCGGGCAGCCCCACCAAGGACATTGCCAGCGCCCTCAACCTGTCCGTGGAAACGGTGCAGACCCACCGCAAGAACATCCGCCGCAAGCTGGGCCTGCACGGCAAGGACGCCAGCCTGTGCGTCTTCCTGCGCAACGCCCCCGGCCCGCGCCAGCCCTCCGGCGCTGAGGGATGA
- a CDS encoding molybdopterin-dependent oxidoreductase, whose product MSRRSFLKGLIASGALATLPCGLLLPRNASAAPFNKADFQIFRNACPRNCYDTCSIVTYVRDGVVRFVEGAPESTYTAGGLCVKGYSYPRRVYSPDRIKYPMVQDGRGSGNWRRVSWDEAMERIARKLLEIKERDGNLLGLALTKYSGNFGITNYGVEGMMSSLGYTTRLVGTPCWPAGIDAQNYDLGDMWCNDPEDMEKSRYVIIWGANPAWCSVHSMKYVYAARDRGAKIVVIDPVLTQTSAKGDVAWQPETGSDGALALGMARHVLDLGLVDRDFVANNAVGFEEFAAYLRQNVTVEWAAEKSGIPADEIRRVAEEFATARPATIWIGYGMQRHVNGGAAVRAIDALVAMTGNVGKVGGGARYGHLQTWGFNYHAMIQKAPAGSIGFTGKAGPKGEFDVTAGAAAAAAYTDRALNINKTAQELLDAQNPPVRVLWSSCKNPFAQDFDRNKLEKAFNKLEMVVSVEQFFTETVRHSDIVLPVTTLFEEWTVNASYWHYWVSLNEQAIAPMHEAKSNIEIAALLSKHMNRLSPGSCTYPQDIDTKEWMEKEFNKGVYDLLGITHWQDLRKGPAKAKMPSSASWSDRKFKTPSGKYEFRSDLCASHGHKALPEYKEGRKPYAPYRLLTPHSKFAIHSQFANLDWMEEFQTEPFVYLNPALARAKGIADLDTVRVFNPIGEVKLRAKITNTVPGDCLLMYEAWFRKLNFNVQNLVDDESADMGAYKTGAPGVAIHDQFADVARA is encoded by the coding sequence ATGAGCAGGCGCAGCTTCCTCAAGGGGCTCATCGCATCCGGCGCGCTGGCCACGCTGCCCTGCGGGCTGCTGCTGCCCCGCAACGCGTCCGCCGCGCCCTTCAACAAGGCCGATTTCCAGATCTTTCGCAACGCCTGCCCGCGCAACTGTTACGACACGTGCAGCATCGTCACCTACGTCAGGGACGGGGTGGTCAGGTTCGTGGAAGGCGCGCCGGAATCCACCTACACGGCGGGCGGCCTGTGCGTGAAAGGCTACAGCTACCCCCGCCGCGTCTACAGTCCCGACCGCATCAAGTACCCCATGGTCCAGGACGGGCGCGGCAGCGGCAACTGGCGGCGCGTCTCCTGGGACGAAGCCATGGAACGCATCGCCCGCAAGCTGCTGGAGATAAAGGAAAGGGACGGCAACCTGCTGGGCCTTGCCCTTACCAAGTATTCCGGCAACTTCGGCATCACCAACTACGGGGTGGAGGGCATGATGTCCTCGCTGGGCTACACCACCCGCCTCGTGGGCACGCCCTGCTGGCCCGCCGGCATCGACGCCCAGAACTACGACCTGGGCGACATGTGGTGCAACGACCCGGAAGACATGGAAAAGTCGCGCTACGTCATCATCTGGGGCGCCAACCCGGCGTGGTGTTCCGTGCATTCCATGAAGTACGTCTACGCCGCCCGCGACCGGGGGGCCAAGATCGTGGTCATCGACCCGGTGCTGACCCAGACCTCCGCCAAGGGCGACGTGGCCTGGCAGCCGGAAACCGGCAGCGACGGCGCGCTGGCGCTGGGCATGGCCCGGCACGTGCTTGACCTGGGCCTGGTGGACCGCGACTTCGTGGCCAACAACGCCGTGGGCTTCGAGGAATTCGCCGCCTACCTGCGCCAAAACGTCACCGTGGAATGGGCGGCGGAAAAGTCCGGCATTCCCGCCGATGAAATCCGCCGCGTGGCCGAGGAATTCGCCACCGCCAGGCCCGCCACCATCTGGATAGGCTACGGCATGCAGCGCCACGTCAACGGCGGGGCCGCCGTTCGCGCCATCGACGCGCTGGTGGCCATGACCGGCAACGTGGGCAAGGTGGGCGGCGGCGCGCGTTACGGCCACCTGCAAACCTGGGGCTTCAACTACCACGCCATGATCCAGAAGGCCCCGGCGGGTTCCATCGGCTTCACGGGCAAGGCGGGCCCCAAGGGCGAATTCGACGTCACCGCGGGCGCAGCGGCAGCCGCCGCCTACACCGACCGCGCCCTGAACATCAACAAGACCGCCCAGGAACTGCTGGACGCCCAGAACCCGCCGGTGCGCGTGCTGTGGTCGTCGTGCAAGAACCCCTTCGCGCAGGACTTCGACCGCAACAAGCTGGAAAAGGCCTTCAACAAGCTGGAAATGGTGGTCAGCGTCGAACAGTTCTTCACCGAAACGGTGCGCCATTCCGACATCGTGCTGCCGGTAACCACCCTGTTCGAGGAATGGACCGTCAACGCATCCTACTGGCACTACTGGGTATCGCTGAACGAGCAAGCCATCGCCCCGATGCACGAGGCCAAGTCGAACATCGAAATCGCGGCGCTGCTTTCAAAGCACATGAACCGCCTGTCGCCCGGCTCCTGCACCTACCCGCAGGACATCGACACCAAGGAGTGGATGGAGAAGGAGTTCAACAAGGGCGTGTACGACCTTCTGGGCATCACCCACTGGCAAGACCTGCGCAAGGGCCCGGCCAAGGCGAAGATGCCGTCGTCCGCCTCGTGGAGCGACCGCAAGTTCAAGACGCCCTCGGGCAAGTACGAGTTCCGGTCCGACCTGTGCGCCAGCCACGGCCACAAGGCCCTGCCGGAGTACAAGGAAGGCCGCAAGCCCTACGCCCCCTACCGTCTGCTGACCCCGCACAGCAAGTTCGCCATCCATTCGCAGTTCGCCAATCTGGACTGGATGGAGGAATTCCAGACGGAACCCTTCGTCTACCTGAACCCCGCGCTGGCCAGGGCCAAGGGCATCGCCGACCTGGACACGGTGCGGGTGTTCAACCCCATCGGCGAGGTGAAGCTGCGCGCCAAGATCACCAACACGGTGCCCGGCGACTGCCTGCTGATGTACGAGGCGTGGTTCCGCAAGCTGAACTTCAACGTGCAGAACCTTGTGGACGACGAATCGGCGGACATGGGGGCCTACAAGACCGGCGCGCCCGGCGTGGCCATTCACGACCAGTTCGCCGACGTGGCGAGAGCATAG